One Cololabis saira isolate AMF1-May2022 chromosome 18, fColSai1.1, whole genome shotgun sequence genomic region harbors:
- the atp5mj gene encoding ATP synthase subunit ATP5MPL, mitochondrial, with amino-acid sequence MTGRAFQNWWGLVSPYYTKAYQEMWAGLGIMTYLYYKVSYGGKKAVKDKPAH; translated from the exons ATGACTGGACGTGCATTTCAAAATTGGTGGGGCTTGGTGAGCCCTTACTACACAAAGGCATACCAAGAAATGTGGGCTGGACTTGGCATCATGACCTATTTGTACTACAAAGTTTCCTACGGGG GCAAGAAGGCAGTGAAGGACA AGCCTGCACATTGA